A region of Paenibacillus thiaminolyticus DNA encodes the following proteins:
- a CDS encoding DeoR/GlpR family DNA-binding transcription regulator — protein sequence MLTPERHRIILELLKEKGVVKIQELVHETASSEATIRRDLSHLESENLLKRVHGGAALLQGKGMETSLSEKSTKQLSEKKQIAELAVSLIQDGDCIYLDAGSTTYEMIPLLVDKKVTVVTNGLMHLESLYEYDIQAYVVGGKIKGLTKALIGSQAVRGLQDYRFDKCFLGTNGIHEELGYTTPDPEEANIKKMALHLSEKSYIVADRSKWNKVCFVQFAAIDEAALVIDQLEPEEESSINNKTKVIKVVK from the coding sequence ATGTTAACCCCGGAACGACATCGAATTATTTTGGAACTGCTCAAGGAAAAGGGAGTCGTCAAGATTCAAGAGCTCGTTCATGAGACCGCTTCCTCCGAAGCAACGATTCGGCGAGATCTGAGCCATCTGGAAAGCGAGAATCTGCTGAAGCGGGTTCACGGCGGTGCAGCCCTGCTCCAAGGTAAAGGGATGGAAACTTCTTTAAGTGAAAAATCCACCAAGCAGTTAAGTGAAAAGAAACAAATCGCTGAGCTTGCCGTGTCTCTTATTCAAGACGGGGATTGCATTTATCTCGATGCCGGGAGCACCACCTACGAGATGATTCCTTTGCTTGTTGATAAAAAGGTGACCGTCGTAACCAATGGACTTATGCATCTTGAATCTCTTTATGAATATGACATTCAGGCTTACGTTGTTGGGGGAAAGATAAAGGGGCTCACCAAAGCGTTAATTGGCAGTCAAGCAGTACGCGGCTTGCAGGATTATAGATTTGACAAATGCTTTCTTGGCACCAATGGCATTCATGAGGAGCTTGGCTATACGACGCCAGATCCCGAAGAGGCCAACATCAAGAAGATGGCGCTCCATTTATCCGAGAAGAGCTACATCGTTGCCGACAGAAGCAAGTGGAACAAGGTCTGCTTTGTACAGTTCGCGGCTATCGATGAGGCAGCGCTTGTTATTGATCAGTTGGAACCGGAAGAAGAGAGCTCCATTAACAACAAGACGAAAGTAATAAAGGTTGTGAAATAA
- the pfkB gene encoding 1-phosphofructokinase — MIYTMTLNPSIDYYVYVDQFQVGGLNRMTKDQKYPGGKGINVSRVLSRIGVPTKALGFVGGFTGQYIQDGLNNEGIETDFVKVEGDTRINIKLKTGEETEINGAGPAISKDKVHELLAKIEGMSNGDTLVLAGSIPSSLDAGLYRDIMRRCMDKGIRAVVDTSGQVMLELLRYRPFLAKPNQQELGEFFHVNIESLEDVLRYGRQLVDRGAQHVIVSMAGDGAMLITTEAAYVANVPQGKVINSVGAGDSLVAGFIGCYAVTGSIQEAFAYGVATGSATAFSSDLCKKEYIEELLPQIKLTQVGESAS; from the coding sequence ATGATTTATACAATGACGCTCAATCCTTCGATTGATTACTACGTGTACGTGGACCAATTCCAGGTTGGCGGGTTGAATCGAATGACGAAAGATCAGAAATATCCGGGCGGTAAGGGCATTAATGTCTCGCGGGTATTATCCCGGATCGGCGTACCCACGAAAGCCCTTGGATTTGTCGGTGGCTTTACGGGACAGTACATTCAAGACGGTTTGAATAACGAAGGCATCGAGACCGATTTTGTGAAGGTCGAAGGAGATACCCGGATTAACATCAAGCTGAAGACCGGGGAAGAGACCGAGATCAATGGCGCAGGTCCTGCCATCTCGAAAGATAAGGTCCACGAACTGCTTGCCAAGATTGAGGGGATGAGCAACGGTGACACGCTGGTCCTTGCAGGCAGCATTCCTTCAAGCTTGGACGCAGGGTTATACCGCGATATCATGAGGCGCTGCATGGATAAGGGCATTCGAGCCGTTGTCGATACAAGCGGCCAGGTCATGCTTGAGCTGCTGCGCTACCGTCCGTTTCTCGCAAAGCCCAATCAGCAGGAGCTGGGAGAATTCTTCCATGTGAACATTGAATCCTTAGAGGATGTCTTGCGCTATGGCCGCCAATTGGTTGATCGGGGTGCACAGCATGTCATTGTCTCCATGGCTGGTGACGGCGCAATGCTTATCACCACTGAAGCAGCCTACGTGGCGAATGTGCCGCAGGGCAAGGTGATCAACTCGGTAGGTGCAGGAGACTCGCTCGTTGCAGGCTTTATCGGATGTTATGCCGTAACCGGCTCCATTCAGGAGGCTTTCGCCTATGGCGTCGCAACCGGGAGTGCAACGGCATTTTCAAGTGACTTGTGCAAGAAGGAATATATTGAAGAACTGCTTCCGCAAATTAAACTGACTCAAGTGGGGGAGAGTGCATCATGA
- a CDS encoding PTS fructose transporter subunit IIABC encodes MRITDLLKQDTVILDLHSTGKEAVIDELIAKLDEAGRLSDPKAFREAIMLRESHSTTGLGDGVAIPHAKTVAVKGPAICFGRSVEGVDFESLDEQPAHLFFMIAATDDAHDTHVETLSRLFTLLDENMREAMLKATSVEQLLSIVDQRENEVLAEQASSEASAANARPASEQDRPYLIAVTACPTGIAHTYMAADALQQKAKDMGIDIKVETNGSTGVKNGLTADDIVRATAVIVAADKQVEMNRFAGKHVVQVPVADGIRKTGQLIERALKQDAPVYRASGEKTEQKEGSGGKRGVYKHLMNGVSNMLPFVVGGGILIALSFLVGGINAEGEIAELLSMIGKAAFMFLVPILAGFIASSIGDRPAFLPGIVGGYLAAEAGAGFLGGLVAGFLAGYVVVLLKRLLQNLPQALEGIKPVLLFPLLGLLIVGILMVTVVNPPVAALNGMMTDWLNSLNGANAILLGLILGGMMAVDMGGPINKVAFTFGIAAIEAGNLGPHAAVMAGGMVPPLAIALATTFFKNKFTESERKSGVTNYVMGLSFITEGAIPFAAADPLRVLTSCILGSAIAGGLAMAFGITLPASHGGIFVIALVNKPFLYLLAILIGSIVSALTLGVWKKTVRV; translated from the coding sequence ATGAGAATTACAGATCTACTGAAGCAGGACACGGTCATCCTCGATCTTCATTCGACGGGGAAAGAAGCGGTTATTGATGAGCTGATTGCTAAGTTAGACGAAGCGGGACGCTTAAGCGATCCTAAGGCTTTTCGAGAAGCGATTATGCTTCGTGAAAGCCATAGTACAACAGGGCTTGGGGACGGAGTGGCCATCCCTCATGCGAAGACGGTTGCGGTTAAGGGGCCTGCGATATGCTTTGGGCGATCCGTCGAAGGCGTGGATTTTGAGTCGCTGGATGAGCAGCCGGCGCATTTGTTCTTCATGATCGCTGCGACGGATGATGCGCATGATACCCATGTCGAGACGCTGTCAAGATTGTTTACCCTGCTGGATGAGAATATGCGTGAGGCAATGCTGAAGGCAACTTCGGTGGAGCAATTGCTAAGCATCGTGGATCAGCGTGAAAATGAAGTGCTGGCAGAGCAAGCGTCGAGTGAAGCTTCTGCTGCGAATGCTCGGCCGGCATCTGAACAGGATCGTCCATACCTTATTGCTGTAACGGCCTGTCCGACAGGCATCGCTCATACCTATATGGCCGCGGATGCGTTACAGCAGAAGGCGAAGGATATGGGCATCGATATTAAGGTCGAGACCAACGGTTCGACTGGTGTTAAAAATGGGCTGACCGCAGATGACATTGTTCGGGCTACGGCGGTTATCGTGGCCGCGGATAAGCAAGTCGAGATGAATCGTTTTGCCGGTAAGCATGTGGTTCAGGTTCCGGTTGCGGATGGAATTCGCAAGACCGGGCAGCTCATTGAGCGGGCACTCAAGCAAGACGCACCTGTTTACCGCGCCTCCGGAGAAAAGACGGAGCAGAAAGAGGGCAGCGGCGGGAAGCGCGGCGTCTACAAGCACCTGATGAACGGGGTAAGCAACATGCTTCCATTCGTTGTTGGGGGCGGCATCTTGATAGCGTTATCATTCCTTGTTGGAGGAATTAACGCCGAGGGTGAGATCGCAGAGCTTCTATCCATGATCGGGAAAGCCGCCTTTATGTTTCTAGTGCCGATTCTGGCTGGCTTTATTGCAAGCAGTATCGGAGACCGCCCCGCGTTTCTGCCGGGTATTGTGGGCGGTTATCTTGCGGCTGAAGCCGGTGCCGGCTTCCTTGGCGGGCTCGTTGCCGGATTCCTGGCCGGTTATGTTGTTGTTCTGTTGAAGCGTCTCCTACAGAACCTGCCTCAAGCCTTGGAAGGAATTAAGCCAGTTCTGCTATTCCCGCTGCTAGGGTTGCTCATCGTGGGCATCTTGATGGTTACGGTCGTTAATCCGCCCGTCGCGGCTTTGAACGGCATGATGACGGATTGGCTGAACAGCTTGAATGGAGCAAATGCGATTCTGCTCGGTCTAATCCTAGGCGGTATGATGGCGGTCGACATGGGCGGCCCGATTAACAAAGTAGCCTTTACGTTCGGGATTGCAGCGATTGAAGCGGGCAACCTCGGTCCTCATGCTGCGGTCATGGCAGGCGGTATGGTTCCGCCGCTAGCAATCGCACTGGCGACAACGTTCTTCAAGAACAAGTTCACCGAGAGCGAGCGGAAATCCGGCGTGACCAACTATGTCATGGGTTTGTCGTTCATTACGGAAGGAGCGATTCCATTTGCTGCGGCTGATCCGCTCCGTGTACTGACGAGCTGTATTCTTGGATCTGCGATTGCGGGCGGTCTCGCGATGGCCTTCGGCATTACGCTCCCTGCTTCACACGGGGGAATCTTCGTTATCGCTTTAGTCAATAAGCCATTCCTGTATCTTCTTGCGATATTGATCGGTTCGATCGTATCCGCCCTTACGCTTGGCGTATGGAAGAAGACAGTAAGAGTCTAA
- a CDS encoding helix-turn-helix domain-containing protein → MVYTLNTIEIGKIIKELRLKQGLSQQALAKGICTQPHISNIENGREIPSGFILYLLSKKLRVNVKYLFDIHNDSNITYKNNIKFIVHSFIQENDFGQVMKILEEESHLFEASEDQQFLLWAKAVSHYYSSKDFDSCLTMLKTALRKTCKCLKFCSEQELTIINSIGILLSESSQNRKALRILHWTYRHIHRHYYIEDRTLPIKNIYALARSLSRSQDYHNCIHYCSKGIEQCLKYNSLYLFGELYYERGLNHYFLKQHTSALADFEQAIMLFKLKKQYTFTLFVENKIKEFGLRK, encoded by the coding sequence ATGGTTTATACGTTAAATACTATTGAAATCGGGAAAATTATTAAAGAATTGCGTCTGAAGCAAGGGTTGAGTCAGCAGGCGTTAGCGAAGGGGATCTGTACGCAACCTCATATCAGCAACATTGAAAATGGGCGAGAGATACCATCTGGCTTTATATTATACTTACTGTCCAAAAAATTAAGAGTAAATGTAAAATATTTATTTGATATCCATAACGATTCCAATATCACCTACAAAAATAATATTAAATTTATTGTCCACTCCTTTATTCAAGAAAATGATTTCGGACAAGTGATGAAGATTCTGGAAGAAGAAAGCCATCTTTTTGAAGCATCCGAAGATCAGCAATTCCTTCTCTGGGCGAAAGCGGTATCTCATTACTATTCCTCTAAGGACTTCGATTCATGCTTAACGATGCTGAAAACAGCATTAAGAAAAACATGCAAATGCTTAAAGTTTTGTTCGGAACAGGAATTGACGATTATTAACAGTATTGGCATCTTGCTGTCTGAATCCAGCCAGAACCGGAAGGCTCTGCGTATTTTACATTGGACGTACCGCCATATTCATCGGCACTATTATATCGAAGACAGGACATTGCCAATCAAAAACATCTACGCGCTCGCACGTTCGTTATCAAGAAGTCAGGACTATCACAACTGTATACACTATTGCAGCAAAGGAATCGAACAATGCTTGAAATACAATTCTCTCTATCTTTTTGGAGAGCTGTATTATGAAAGAGGGTTAAATCACTATTTTTTAAAGCAGCATACATCGGCATTAGCGGATTTCGAACAAGCCATTATGCTGTTCAAGCTCAAAAAACAATATACCTTCACACTTTTTGTCGAAAATAAAATAAAGGAATTTGGACTGAGAAAATAA
- a CDS encoding ABC transporter substrate-binding protein has product MKPFFSIVMVCSLLLLAACGNSSEPKDTGKNEDGKKVVKIGIAQYANHPSLDGAREGFLQALKDAGYEENVNLQVDFHNAQGDMNNNLTIAQKLVGDKNDLILAIATPTAQAVAKATKDIPVLFTAVTDPVTSKLVDSLEKPGGNVTGTRDTNPDAIKKTMETIKKFFPEARKIGVIYNSGEQNSVVNVANVKQVLQEGGLETVEATVTNSSEVKQAADSLVGRADIIYLTSDNTVISALSSVVSVANDKDIPLFCESSESVGEGAFASIGFQYYDLGYTTGKMAVEVLKGASPADIPVQFSEKLDLMINPKAAEAQGITLTEEMTQGAILIEK; this is encoded by the coding sequence ATGAAACCGTTTTTTTCGATTGTTATGGTTTGTTCACTGCTGCTGCTGGCGGCATGCGGGAATTCGAGCGAACCGAAGGACACGGGCAAGAATGAGGACGGTAAAAAGGTGGTCAAGATCGGCATTGCGCAGTACGCGAATCATCCTTCACTGGATGGGGCGAGAGAAGGCTTTTTGCAGGCGTTGAAGGATGCCGGGTATGAGGAAAATGTCAATTTGCAAGTGGATTTCCACAATGCGCAGGGTGACATGAACAACAACCTCACAATAGCCCAAAAGCTGGTCGGCGACAAAAACGACCTGATCCTGGCGATCGCCACGCCGACCGCGCAGGCGGTTGCGAAGGCGACGAAAGACATTCCCGTTCTATTCACGGCCGTGACAGATCCGGTCACATCGAAGCTGGTCGACAGTCTCGAGAAGCCGGGAGGCAATGTGACAGGCACGCGCGACACGAATCCGGACGCGATCAAGAAGACGATGGAGACGATCAAGAAATTTTTTCCTGAGGCCCGCAAGATAGGCGTCATTTACAATTCCGGCGAGCAGAACTCTGTTGTCAACGTCGCTAACGTCAAGCAGGTGCTGCAAGAGGGCGGACTGGAGACGGTCGAGGCCACCGTAACGAACAGCTCCGAGGTGAAGCAGGCCGCCGATTCACTGGTAGGGCGCGCGGATATTATCTATCTTACGTCGGATAACACGGTCATTTCGGCGCTCAGCTCGGTCGTGTCGGTCGCGAATGACAAGGACATTCCGCTGTTCTGCGAGAGCAGTGAATCGGTCGGGGAAGGCGCATTCGCATCGATCGGATTCCAGTACTACGATCTGGGCTACACGACAGGCAAGATGGCGGTGGAGGTGCTGAAGGGCGCATCGCCAGCAGACATCCCTGTCCAGTTCTCCGAGAAGCTTGATCTGATGATTAATCCGAAGGCGGCGGAGGCGCAAGGAATTACTTTGACGGAAGAGATGACACAAGGCGCAATCCTGATTGAGAAATAA
- a CDS encoding ABC transporter permease has protein sequence MLYALTGSLEAGVIYALMALGVYLTFRILDFPDLTVDGSFATGGAVAAVMITSGYSPLLATLGALLAGCVAGTVTGLLHTKGKINTLLSGIISMIALYSINLRIMGKANTPLLGENTLFTQLASFLSSLQPMAILAAVGIFVLLIKWAIDWFLDTEIGLAIRATGDNAKMIRSLSANTDNMKIIGLSLSNGLVALSGALIAQYQEFADVSMGIGIIIIGLASVIMGEAVFGHASIRWATFAVIGGAILYRLIIMLALRIGLDPNDLKLLTAAIVVSALVMSRVLATWKDRRVKSSQEDVPHVPIDIDQGARGESHAET, from the coding sequence GTGCTATATGCGCTGACGGGTTCTTTGGAAGCAGGGGTCATTTACGCGTTGATGGCCCTGGGCGTTTACTTAACGTTTCGGATTCTCGACTTTCCCGATTTGACCGTCGATGGCAGCTTTGCCACCGGCGGAGCCGTGGCGGCGGTCATGATTACGTCCGGCTATTCCCCGCTGCTCGCCACATTGGGCGCGCTGCTGGCCGGATGCGTGGCAGGAACCGTAACCGGCCTGCTGCATACCAAAGGGAAAATCAATACGCTGCTGTCCGGTATTATTTCGATGATTGCTTTGTATTCGATCAATTTGCGGATTATGGGCAAGGCGAATACGCCGCTATTGGGGGAGAACACCTTGTTCACGCAGCTTGCCTCCTTCTTGTCCAGCTTGCAGCCGATGGCGATTTTGGCAGCCGTAGGAATATTCGTCCTGCTCATCAAATGGGCCATCGACTGGTTCCTGGATACGGAGATTGGCTTGGCGATTCGCGCCACCGGCGACAATGCGAAAATGATCCGCAGTCTCTCGGCCAACACCGACAATATGAAAATTATCGGGCTCAGCCTGTCCAACGGATTGGTAGCGCTATCCGGCGCGCTTATCGCCCAATATCAAGAATTTGCGGATGTCTCGATGGGGATCGGAATTATCATCATCGGCTTGGCCTCCGTCATTATGGGGGAAGCCGTCTTCGGCCATGCTTCCATCCGGTGGGCGACCTTCGCCGTAATCGGAGGAGCTATCCTTTATCGCCTCATTATTATGCTCGCTCTCCGCATCGGGTTGGATCCGAATGACCTGAAGCTGCTGACCGCCGCGATTGTGGTCTCCGCCCTCGTCATGTCGCGGGTTCTCGCTACATGGAAAGACAGGCGGGTGAAGTCCTCCCAGGAAGATGTTCCGCATGTGCCCATCGACATCGACCAGGGAGCAAGGGGGGAAAGCCATGCTGAAACTTGA
- a CDS encoding ABC transporter ATP-binding protein encodes MLKLDGIRKVFNRRTASEKIALQHTNLTLREGDFVSIIGSNGAGKSTLMNIISGGMAPDSGTIEIDGENVTGLSEFERSRKIGRVFQDPMAGTAPTMTIEENLAVAFSRDKRRTLHRGVNKKRKELFRESLASLHLGLENRLSAKAGLLSGGERQALSLLMATFTQPKVLLLDEHTAALDPARAQLITALTKEVVERSNFTTLMVTHNMQQAIELGNRLIMMDAGQIILDVPEEEKKHLTIEVLLQKFAQLKGVADDRLLLG; translated from the coding sequence ATGCTGAAACTTGACGGGATTCGGAAAGTGTTCAACCGCAGGACGGCGAGCGAGAAGATCGCTTTGCAACATACGAATCTGACGCTTCGCGAGGGCGATTTCGTATCGATTATCGGTTCTAATGGAGCGGGCAAGTCCACGCTGATGAATATTATCTCGGGCGGGATGGCGCCGGATAGCGGGACCATCGAGATCGACGGCGAGAACGTAACCGGCCTCTCCGAATTCGAGCGCTCGCGCAAGATCGGACGCGTGTTCCAGGACCCGATGGCCGGCACGGCGCCGACGATGACGATCGAGGAGAATCTCGCGGTCGCCTTCTCGCGCGACAAAAGACGCACCCTGCACCGGGGCGTGAACAAGAAGCGGAAGGAGCTGTTCCGGGAGAGCCTGGCGTCGCTGCATCTCGGGCTCGAGAACCGGCTGTCGGCCAAGGCCGGACTGCTGTCAGGCGGCGAGCGGCAGGCGCTAAGCCTGCTGATGGCGACCTTCACGCAGCCGAAGGTGCTGCTGCTGGATGAGCATACGGCCGCACTTGATCCGGCGCGGGCGCAGTTGATTACGGCGCTGACGAAGGAAGTGGTCGAGCGTTCCAACTTCACGACGCTGATGGTGACGCACAATATGCAGCAAGCCATCGAGCTCGGGAACCGCTTGATTATGATGGATGCCGGCCAGATTATTTTGGATGTGCCGGAAGAGGAGAAGAAGCATCTGACGATCGAAGTGTTGTTGCAAAAATTCGCCCAGTTGAAGGGAGTGGCGGATGACCGCTTGCTGTTGGGATAG
- the pdhA gene encoding pyruvate dehydrogenase (acetyl-transferring) E1 component subunit alpha, which yields MRGLLEPYQVLAPDGELRHPIEGAIDEDLMIQMYENMVLARMFDRKAVNLQRQGRMGTYAPYEGQEASQVGSALALSPNDWLFPSYRDHAAAMTHGQALSRVLLYWMGHMEGSISPEGRHIMPPCVPIATHLTHAVGTAWAAKLKGEKQASIVYFGEGATSEGDFHEALNFAGVYQTATVFFCQNNGYAISVPFHAQSASRTIAQRAAAYDMPGVRVDGNDVFAVWLTVREAIERGLDGGGPTLIEAVTFRYGPHTTSDDPRKYRDQARLSAEWREQRDPIERLKRHLVKRGAWSEEHEERLAERVSGLIEAAVVEAESYPNSRPEDMFMHVSADMPWSVAEQREQSGLCAERQGEA from the coding sequence ATGCGAGGGCTGCTTGAGCCTTATCAGGTGCTGGCGCCGGACGGGGAGCTTCGCCACCCTATCGAGGGGGCCATTGACGAGGATCTGATGATACAAATGTACGAGAACATGGTGCTGGCAAGAATGTTCGATCGGAAGGCGGTCAACCTGCAAAGGCAGGGCCGAATGGGCACGTACGCCCCTTATGAAGGCCAGGAAGCTTCGCAGGTCGGGAGCGCGCTGGCGCTGTCCCCCAATGATTGGTTGTTCCCCAGCTATCGCGATCACGCTGCCGCGATGACGCATGGGCAGGCGCTTAGCCGCGTCCTTCTCTATTGGATGGGGCATATGGAGGGCTCCATCAGTCCGGAAGGCCGCCATATTATGCCGCCGTGCGTGCCGATAGCCACGCATTTGACGCATGCCGTAGGCACGGCGTGGGCCGCCAAGCTGAAGGGGGAGAAGCAGGCGAGCATCGTGTACTTCGGCGAAGGGGCGACCTCGGAAGGAGACTTCCACGAGGCTTTGAATTTTGCCGGGGTGTATCAGACCGCCACCGTCTTCTTCTGCCAGAATAACGGGTACGCGATCAGCGTGCCGTTCCATGCGCAGTCCGCTTCCCGGACGATCGCCCAGCGCGCGGCCGCTTACGACATGCCGGGGGTGCGGGTGGATGGCAACGATGTGTTCGCCGTATGGCTGACCGTGCGCGAAGCGATTGAGCGTGGCTTGGACGGCGGCGGACCGACGCTTATCGAGGCGGTCACGTTCCGTTACGGGCCGCATACGACCAGCGACGACCCGCGCAAGTATCGCGATCAGGCCCGGCTATCCGCCGAGTGGAGGGAGCAGCGCGATCCGATAGAGCGCTTGAAGCGGCATCTCGTGAAGAGGGGAGCCTGGAGCGAGGAGCATGAGGAGCGTCTGGCGGAGCGGGTCAGCGGCCTGATCGAGGCCGCGGTCGTGGAGGCCGAGAGCTATCCGAATTCCCGGCCTGAAGATATGTTCATGCACGTAAGCGCTGACATGCCGTGGTCTGTGGCCGAACAGCGGGAACAGAGCGGCCTGTGTGCGGAAAGGCAGGGTGAGGCATGA
- a CDS encoding alpha-ketoacid dehydrogenase subunit beta yields the protein MSRRFTILQAIHEALDQKLADDRRVMLTGEDIGVNGGVFRATEGLFDKYGKERVVDTPLAEAGIIGSAIGLALNGFIPVVEIQFLAFIYPGFEQLITHAARMRYRTRGQYNVPLVIRTPYGAGIRGPELHSESVEAFFVHTPGLKVVVPSNPYDAKGLLISAIEDPDPVVFLEPARIYRAFKEEVPEEMYRIPLGKANIVQEGTDVTLISWGAMMRVALEAARQLEQEKGWSCEVIDLRSLYPLDRDAIAASVKKTGRALIVHEAQKTAGVGAEIVSLINDEALMYLRAPIQRITGFDVPVPQFSLEDVYVPTVERVRAGIATAIQF from the coding sequence ATGAGCCGGAGGTTTACGATATTGCAAGCGATTCATGAAGCGCTCGATCAGAAGCTGGCGGACGATCGGCGCGTCATGCTGACGGGCGAAGACATCGGCGTCAACGGCGGCGTGTTCCGGGCGACAGAGGGGCTGTTCGACAAGTACGGCAAGGAACGGGTCGTCGATACGCCGCTGGCTGAAGCCGGCATTATTGGCTCGGCGATTGGGCTGGCGCTGAATGGCTTCATTCCGGTCGTCGAAATTCAATTTTTGGCCTTCATTTATCCCGGCTTCGAGCAGCTCATCACCCATGCGGCCCGCATGCGGTATCGGACGCGGGGACAGTACAATGTCCCTCTTGTCATCCGCACGCCATACGGAGCGGGAATCCGCGGGCCGGAGCTTCATTCGGAGAGCGTGGAAGCATTCTTCGTCCATACGCCCGGCCTCAAGGTGGTCGTGCCGAGCAATCCTTATGATGCCAAAGGCCTGCTCATTAGCGCCATCGAAGATCCCGATCCGGTTGTTTTTCTGGAACCGGCCCGGATCTATCGCGCCTTCAAGGAGGAAGTGCCGGAGGAGATGTACCGCATTCCGTTAGGGAAGGCGAATATCGTCCAGGAAGGCACAGACGTGACGCTGATATCGTGGGGGGCCATGATGCGGGTGGCGCTTGAAGCGGCCCGGCAGCTGGAGCAGGAGAAGGGCTGGTCCTGCGAAGTCATCGATCTCCGCTCGCTGTATCCGCTCGATCGGGATGCGATTGCGGCATCCGTGAAGAAGACGGGCCGAGCGCTGATTGTTCATGAGGCGCAAAAGACGGCCGGGGTCGGCGCGGAAATTGTCTCGCTGATCAATGACGAAGCGCTGATGTATTTGCGGGCTCCGATTCAGCGGATTACCGGCTTCGATGTGCCGGTTCCGCAATTCTCGCTCGAGGATGTTTATGTTCCGACGGTTGAGCGGGTGAGAGCGGGAATCGCCACTGCAATTCAGTTCTGA
- a CDS encoding dihydrolipoamide acetyltransferase family protein — MIEFKLPDVGEGIHEGEIGKWLIKEGERVACDQPIVEVLTDKVNAELTAPAGGVVHKLMFAEGDAVQVGQVLFLLEAEGRVPMDGLGTEAEQAASAVADPPPPLAVPVPPAAPASPAGRVRAAPYVRQLARQLNVDIEQVKGGGADGRITEEDVRRYAAAGTAKEAEDSDMPRLDAVLPVRERTETAARPQDAAARLEAAGLAPACPEERIPLRGVRLKIAERLVKAVTIIPHVTQVDELEADALQALRERLQLLAAERQVKLTYLPFFIKAIVIALKEFPAFNASLDDESKEIVLKRYYHIGIATDTPDGLIVPVIRHADRKTVFELAEEIGRLSERARAGKLALEQITGGTFTISNVGPIGSLLATPIINHPEAAILALHKMEPRMVVRNGEGVIRLMMNMALSFDHRIIDGADAIRFTNRIKRLLEQPDLLWAEMV, encoded by the coding sequence ATGATAGAGTTCAAGCTTCCCGACGTGGGAGAAGGCATTCACGAAGGGGAAATCGGAAAATGGCTGATCAAGGAGGGAGAGCGGGTTGCCTGCGATCAGCCGATCGTCGAGGTGCTGACGGACAAAGTGAACGCCGAGCTGACCGCTCCGGCAGGCGGCGTAGTGCACAAGCTGATGTTCGCCGAGGGGGACGCTGTCCAGGTAGGCCAGGTGCTATTCCTTCTTGAAGCGGAGGGGCGCGTACCCATGGATGGATTGGGGACAGAAGCGGAACAGGCAGCCTCTGCCGTTGCCGATCCTCCGCCTCCGCTCGCAGTGCCCGTGCCGCCGGCCGCACCCGCATCCCCGGCAGGAAGAGTGCGCGCGGCCCCCTATGTTCGCCAGCTTGCGCGGCAATTGAATGTCGACATCGAGCAGGTGAAGGGGGGCGGAGCGGATGGCCGCATTACCGAAGAGGATGTGCGGCGCTATGCGGCGGCCGGCACGGCGAAGGAAGCGGAAGACTCTGACATGCCGCGACTGGATGCGGTTCTGCCTGTGCGGGAGCGGACGGAGACCGCTGCCCGGCCGCAGGATGCCGCTGCCCGGCTGGAGGCTGCCGGACTGGCGCCCGCTTGTCCCGAGGAACGGATTCCGCTGCGGGGCGTGCGCCTGAAGATCGCCGAACGGCTAGTCAAGGCGGTGACCATCATCCCGCATGTCACGCAGGTGGATGAACTGGAGGCCGATGCGCTGCAGGCGCTGCGCGAACGTCTTCAGCTGCTGGCGGCCGAACGGCAGGTGAAGCTGACGTACTTGCCGTTTTTTATCAAGGCGATCGTCATCGCGCTCAAGGAATTTCCGGCCTTCAACGCGTCGCTTGACGACGAGAGCAAGGAGATCGTCTTGAAGCGCTATTATCATATCGGGATTGCGACCGATACGCCGGACGGCCTTATCGTTCCGGTCATCCGGCACGCCGATCGGAAGACCGTCTTCGAGCTGGCGGAAGAGATTGGGCGGCTGTCGGAGCGGGCCCGCGCAGGGAAGCTGGCGCTGGAGCAGATTACCGGCGGCACCTTCACGATCAGCAACGTCGGGCCGATCGGCAGTCTGCTCGCGACGCCGATCATTAACCATCCGGAAGCGGCCATTCTGGCGCTGCACAAGATGGAGCCGCGTATGGTTGTCCGCAACGGGGAAGGCGTCATCCGTCTCATGATGAATATGGCGCTCTCCTTCGATCACCGGATTATCGATGGAGCGGATGCGATTCGGTTCACGAACCGGATCAAGCGGCTGTTGGAGCAGCCTGACTTACTATGGGCGGAGATGGTATAG